A genomic window from Fibrobacter sp. UWR3 includes:
- a CDS encoding VWA domain-containing protein: MKTKILPILTTAFTLLCAACSDDSTSNAITGNDDDHGSVIAGNETVNTFETPGTGKEYDWGGEISESITSDFSSRDADIAGAAPSTDAKNSFDVAEPSLDLGEPGDIEGHWGGVSNERMSGLLTAGEWNDLDNWNSWIATLDSTNYKTMPDYWEFFPNKLVAVKVIDGSESGIANVRVELLKGDKVEFSTKTDNSGFAYCWASLFSNDAQATGEEEFSLKVDGKVSEAAVKVTSKDDETINVNIITSDAKKAEASADIAFIVDATGSMGDEIAFLKSDLEYIIDHASTGNNVNLRTAALFYRDQTDSYITRGQNFASDVTTTREYISKQYANGGGDYPEAVHSALESALQDLSWNESARARIAFLILDAPAHHESDVIESLQKSIKEFAKNGIKIIPVAASGVDKDTEFMLRFFEVATGGTYVFITNDSGIGNDHIDASVGDHEVEKLADLMIRLIKKYTE, encoded by the coding sequence ATGAAAACGAAAATCCTACCCATACTGACAACAGCATTCACGTTGTTGTGTGCCGCATGCAGCGACGACAGCACCAGCAACGCAATTACCGGCAACGATGACGATCACGGCTCCGTAATCGCAGGCAATGAGACCGTCAACACATTCGAGACTCCCGGCACCGGTAAAGAATATGACTGGGGCGGCGAGATAAGCGAATCAATTACATCGGATTTCTCGTCCAGGGATGCGGATATTGCCGGAGCCGCGCCCTCGACCGACGCGAAGAACTCTTTTGATGTTGCTGAACCTAGCCTCGACCTTGGAGAGCCTGGAGACATTGAAGGGCACTGGGGCGGAGTTTCAAACGAAAGGATGTCGGGACTGCTCACGGCCGGCGAGTGGAACGACCTGGACAACTGGAATTCCTGGATCGCGACCCTCGACAGCACCAACTACAAGACAATGCCGGATTACTGGGAATTTTTCCCGAACAAACTAGTTGCCGTGAAGGTCATAGACGGCAGCGAGTCGGGCATCGCGAACGTGCGTGTAGAACTCCTCAAGGGCGACAAGGTGGAATTCTCCACCAAGACCGACAACTCCGGGTTCGCTTACTGCTGGGCAAGCCTGTTCAGCAACGACGCACAGGCCACAGGAGAAGAAGAATTCTCGCTGAAGGTCGACGGCAAGGTTTCTGAAGCAGCAGTCAAGGTGACCAGCAAGGACGACGAAACCATCAATGTCAACATCATCACGAGCGACGCCAAGAAGGCCGAAGCCTCTGCAGACATCGCGTTCATCGTGGATGCCACGGGGTCTATGGGCGACGAGATAGCCTTCCTCAAGTCCGACCTCGAATACATCATCGACCACGCCAGTACCGGCAACAATGTGAATCTGCGCACGGCGGCGCTTTTCTACCGCGACCAGACCGATTCATACATCACACGCGGCCAGAATTTCGCCAGCGACGTCACCACGACCCGCGAATACATTTCCAAGCAGTACGCAAACGGCGGCGGCGACTACCCCGAAGCAGTCCACTCCGCACTAGAATCTGCACTGCAAGACCTTTCGTGGAACGAATCCGCACGTGCACGCATCGCGTTCCTCATCCTCGATGCACCCGCGCACCACGAGAGCGACGTAATCGAAAGCCTCCAGAAATCCATCAAGGAATTCGCGAAAAACGGTATCAAGATTATCCCGGTGGCGGCAAGCGGTGTCGACAAGGATACGGAATTCATGCTGCGTTTCTTCGAAGTCGCAACGGGCGGCACGTACGTGTTCATCACCAACGACAGCGGAATCGGCAACGACCATATCGATGCCAGCGTCGGTGACCACGAAGTGGAAAAACTCGCCGACCTGATGATTCGCCTTATCAAGAAGTACACAGAATAA
- a CDS encoding FISUMP domain-containing protein, protein MMNLQNRILPLVAAMLLCLVACSKSGDVTSEIDDPNKDADKQVSEQVPARSIRAWSELSFSGQTASVHVLELDSLLNETGREFSMEKEEGKGFFVDSILLRGDYALLRSENFEIRYIRVPGAEYKSDRKLSFDILVDLSDTVPAFISLAGHFVTGRARFLVAQGVSPDSAVRLANTELLNVFSFVSDSVGDESILSSANYSDANEAAYVIQKAFEPFIPAEMYDDVKSAFEEAFFSTGSFTYFDVFTGAADNLADSSLHSSFIYGYDDGTIEKRVVAGEIFRRQFFAKILGLGACKKDNLCEIRTLKDSLSRFDGGEFVCDSLGWHISSNLLRNTCSYGPAKGYEMRRGALDTTEWFYYHDFFERWQECDEIESVIGMCYEEREGEYGAINDSAFYYCYNRLWLDVPRDEYYANFIKCDSAERYITFASDSTTPFYCEYGTLRSLTDAERTLYYNTNGLKCDTVPDLMLGNDSVTKYVCDAGHLRTVTDLEVKANRGCTSYNYDEIAKIEYSIYRCRGQWKYYKDSLYRDTVTDARDGQKYPLIGMGAQLWFAANLNYATDSSWCFNESAENCDKYGRLYRLAEAAAVKEDSLLCPKGFHVPDKDEFEAFTDFVSQWRPSGESLSPVLKSKASGGNDYFGFNAVIPGSLGSEGYAGGALYMCSKGLPTANSVRRWRLATDLSFTYDTVSKTATCYIRCLSD, encoded by the coding sequence ATGATGAATTTGCAGAACAGGATTTTGCCGCTTGTGGCCGCGATGTTGCTTTGTCTGGTGGCCTGCTCAAAGTCGGGCGACGTGACCTCCGAAATCGACGACCCGAACAAGGATGCAGACAAGCAGGTGTCCGAGCAGGTGCCCGCCCGTAGCATCAGGGCTTGGTCCGAACTTTCTTTTTCGGGCCAGACGGCCTCGGTGCATGTCTTGGAACTGGATTCCCTGCTGAACGAGACGGGGCGAGAATTCAGTATGGAGAAGGAAGAGGGTAAGGGATTTTTTGTCGATTCCATCCTGCTGAGGGGGGACTATGCCTTACTGCGTTCCGAGAATTTCGAGATTCGGTACATCCGTGTACCCGGTGCGGAATACAAGTCCGACAGGAAGCTGTCCTTCGACATACTGGTAGACCTTTCGGATACGGTACCGGCGTTCATATCGCTTGCGGGGCATTTCGTGACCGGTCGTGCGCGTTTCCTCGTGGCGCAGGGCGTTTCTCCCGATTCTGCGGTGAGGCTCGCGAATACTGAACTGCTCAACGTGTTCTCTTTCGTTTCTGATTCCGTAGGGGACGAATCGATTCTGTCGTCCGCAAATTATTCCGATGCGAATGAAGCGGCGTATGTCATCCAGAAGGCCTTTGAACCGTTCATTCCGGCGGAAATGTACGACGACGTGAAGTCTGCGTTCGAAGAAGCCTTTTTCTCGACAGGCTCTTTCACGTATTTCGACGTGTTTACCGGCGCTGCGGACAATCTTGCAGATTCCTCCCTGCACAGCTCGTTTATTTACGGTTACGATGACGGAACAATAGAAAAGCGCGTTGTCGCCGGGGAAATTTTTAGGCGGCAGTTCTTCGCGAAGATCCTCGGCCTGGGGGCCTGCAAAAAGGACAACCTTTGTGAAATCAGGACGCTGAAGGATTCCCTGAGTAGGTTCGACGGTGGCGAGTTCGTCTGCGATTCGCTCGGCTGGCACATTTCTTCGAACCTGCTGCGCAATACCTGCAGTTACGGACCCGCGAAAGGCTACGAAATGCGCAGGGGTGCGCTCGATACCACCGAGTGGTTCTATTATCACGATTTTTTCGAGAGGTGGCAGGAATGCGATGAAATAGAAAGCGTCATAGGCATGTGCTATGAGGAACGTGAGGGCGAATACGGAGCCATAAACGACAGTGCCTTCTACTATTGCTATAACCGCTTGTGGCTGGATGTCCCGCGTGACGAGTACTACGCGAATTTTATCAAGTGCGATTCTGCCGAGAGGTACATCACGTTTGCGAGCGATTCCACGACTCCCTTCTACTGCGAGTACGGTACCCTGCGTTCCTTGACGGATGCTGAACGCACCTTGTATTACAACACGAACGGCCTCAAGTGCGATACCGTGCCCGACTTGATGCTGGGTAACGATTCCGTGACCAAGTATGTGTGCGATGCGGGCCACCTGCGCACTGTAACTGACCTGGAGGTGAAGGCGAATCGCGGCTGCACGAGTTACAACTACGACGAAATCGCGAAGATTGAATACTCGATCTACCGTTGCCGTGGGCAGTGGAAGTACTACAAGGATTCGCTCTACCGCGATACGGTTACCGATGCTCGTGACGGGCAGAAGTACCCGCTTATCGGCATGGGCGCGCAGCTCTGGTTTGCGGCGAACCTGAATTATGCGACCGACAGTAGCTGGTGCTTTAACGAGTCGGCTGAAAATTGCGACAAGTATGGTCGCCTGTACCGCCTGGCCGAAGCCGCTGCTGTCAAGGAGGATTCTCTGCTGTGCCCCAAGGGGTTCCATGTGCCGGACAAGGACGAGTTCGAGGCGTTCACTGATTTTGTGTCGCAGTGGCGCCCTTCGGGCGAATCGCTTTCTCCGGTGCTTAAGAGCAAGGCTTCCGGTGGCAATGACTACTTCGGGTTTAACGCGGTGATTCCGGGTTCGCTGGGCTCGGAAGGCTATGCCGGTGGAGCCTTGTACATGTGTTCGAAGGGGCTGCCTACGGCGAATTCCGTGCGCCGCTGGCGCCTGGCTACGGACCTCTCTTTCACCTACGACACAGTATCGAAAACAGCAACCTGCTATATCCGCTGCCTAAGCGATTAG
- a CDS encoding LL-diaminopimelate aminotransferase — translation MNEAIINTNYDLLPGSYLFSTIAKKISEYQAKKPDADIVRLGIGDVTTPLIPEVIKAMHKAVDEMAEKGSFRGYGPEQGYDFLRQAIVAGEYTSRGIEMDPDDIFVSDGSKCDVANIQELFTENVKIAIPDPVYPVYLDSNVMAGRAGVLQDDGHFSKVTYLASTAENNFQPDLPKNPVQMIYLCSPNNPTGTVLSRETLQKFVDYANENGAIILFDGAYNCYIQDESLPHSIFEIPGARTCAIEFRSFSKTAGFTGVRCAYTVIPHELSKLRSMWNRRQCTKFNGVSYVTQRAAEAIYSPVGWQQTKAVIAGYMKTAGVIRKELAAAGYTVFGGEHAPYIWWKIPDGEKSFDFFDRLLATCEVVGTPGSGFGPCGEGYFRLTAFGDYERTCEALKRIRQKL, via the coding sequence ATGAACGAGGCAATCATCAATACAAACTACGACTTGCTGCCTGGTAGCTACTTGTTTTCTACCATCGCAAAGAAAATTTCCGAATACCAGGCAAAGAAGCCCGATGCCGACATCGTGCGCCTGGGTATCGGCGACGTGACTACGCCGCTTATCCCTGAGGTCATCAAGGCCATGCACAAGGCTGTTGACGAGATGGCCGAGAAGGGGAGTTTCCGCGGGTATGGGCCCGAGCAGGGCTACGACTTTTTGCGCCAGGCGATTGTCGCGGGCGAATACACCTCCCGCGGTATCGAGATGGATCCGGACGATATCTTCGTGAGTGACGGTTCCAAGTGCGACGTTGCGAACATCCAGGAACTTTTTACAGAAAATGTAAAAATTGCCATCCCGGACCCTGTCTATCCGGTCTATCTCGACTCGAACGTGATGGCAGGGCGCGCCGGCGTGTTGCAAGATGACGGACATTTTTCTAAGGTCACCTACCTTGCATCGACAGCGGAAAACAACTTCCAGCCCGACCTGCCCAAGAACCCGGTGCAGATGATTTACCTGTGCAGCCCGAACAACCCGACGGGTACGGTGCTCAGCCGCGAGACGCTCCAGAAGTTTGTGGACTACGCGAACGAGAACGGCGCGATAATACTCTTCGACGGTGCCTACAACTGCTATATCCAGGACGAAAGCCTCCCGCATTCCATCTTCGAGATTCCGGGGGCCCGCACCTGCGCCATCGAGTTTAGGAGCTTCAGCAAGACTGCCGGATTTACCGGCGTGCGCTGCGCCTACACGGTAATCCCGCACGAACTTTCCAAGCTCCGCTCCATGTGGAACCGTCGCCAGTGCACCAAGTTCAACGGCGTGAGCTACGTGACCCAGCGTGCAGCCGAGGCCATCTATTCGCCGGTCGGCTGGCAGCAGACGAAGGCCGTTATTGCGGGCTACATGAAGACCGCGGGTGTTATCCGCAAGGAACTTGCCGCGGCGGGCTACACGGTGTTCGGCGGCGAGCATGCCCCGTACATCTGGTGGAAGATTCCTGACGGCGAAAAGTCCTTCGACTTCTTCGACCGCCTGCTTGCCACCTGTGAGGTTGTGGGCACCCCAGGCAGCGGCTTTGGCCCCTGCGGCGAAGGGTATTTCCGCCTGACCGCCTTCGGTGACTACGAACGCACCTGCGAGGCCCTCAAGAGAATCCGGCAAAAATTGTAG
- a CDS encoding sigma 54-interacting transcriptional regulator — protein sequence MSTPIGPEISVIQKISVAIIHERNVEKLLENVLGILETELGMLRGTFALLFGDTLKIEASRGLDESEKQKGLYRMGEGITGHVAERGVSHVIPDLRKDSRFLNRTGSRHYDFQVAFICVPLVHDGEVIGTLSIDRPVDGTTDLDRDVALLEIIANITGDAANECLEMHKEHEAMLEENRKLRDMLSNNPGDLVGNCSEMRHVYEQVRQVAPSDATVLIRGGSGTGKEMIARAIVNLSARKDKPFITLNCAALPENLVESELFGHEKGAFTGAVNRRIGRAEAANGGTLFLDEIGDLTMQTQVKLLRFLQERTFSRVGSNEELRSDVRFLAATSRNLEELIAQGKFREDLFYRLNIFPISMPDLAKRKSDIILLAEHFIEKMNLRYGKKIVRLSTTAINLLMSYHWPGNVRELENCMERAVLTATDDCVHSYNLPPSLQTSLSTGNVARFGEKNATLEVLMENYEREIITEAIKSNDGNISAAGRDLGVSPRMMNYRMNKLGIKSGR from the coding sequence ATGTCAACACCCATAGGTCCAGAAATCTCGGTTATCCAAAAGATTAGCGTTGCGATTATTCACGAACGCAACGTGGAGAAGTTGTTGGAAAACGTTCTTGGTATTCTGGAAACGGAACTCGGCATGTTGCGCGGCACGTTTGCGCTCCTGTTCGGCGACACCCTCAAGATTGAAGCCTCGCGCGGTCTTGACGAATCCGAAAAACAGAAAGGCCTGTACCGCATGGGCGAGGGCATTACGGGCCATGTTGCCGAACGCGGTGTGAGTCACGTGATTCCTGACCTGCGCAAGGATTCCCGCTTCTTGAACCGCACGGGGAGCCGCCATTACGACTTTCAGGTGGCGTTCATCTGCGTGCCGCTCGTTCACGATGGAGAGGTTATCGGAACGCTATCGATCGACCGCCCCGTGGACGGCACGACTGACCTGGACCGCGACGTTGCCCTGCTCGAGATTATCGCGAATATCACGGGCGATGCGGCGAACGAATGCCTCGAGATGCACAAGGAGCACGAGGCCATGCTCGAGGAGAACCGCAAACTCCGCGACATGCTCTCGAACAACCCGGGCGACCTCGTGGGCAACTGCAGCGAGATGCGCCATGTGTACGAGCAGGTGCGCCAGGTGGCCCCGAGCGATGCGACCGTGCTTATCCGTGGCGGTAGCGGTACGGGTAAGGAAATGATTGCCCGCGCGATTGTGAACTTGTCTGCAAGGAAGGATAAGCCTTTTATTACTCTCAACTGCGCGGCTCTTCCGGAAAACCTTGTGGAAAGCGAACTCTTTGGCCACGAGAAGGGCGCGTTTACGGGCGCGGTGAATCGCCGCATTGGCCGTGCCGAAGCGGCAAATGGCGGTACGCTGTTCCTTGACGAAATTGGCGACCTTACGATGCAGACCCAGGTGAAACTCCTGCGTTTTTTGCAGGAACGTACCTTCAGCCGTGTGGGCAGTAACGAGGAACTCCGTTCCGACGTGCGGTTCCTTGCGGCGACAAGCCGTAACCTCGAGGAACTCATCGCGCAGGGCAAGTTCCGCGAAGACTTGTTCTACCGCCTGAACATCTTCCCGATATCGATGCCCGACCTGGCAAAGCGCAAGTCCGATATCATTTTGCTCGCGGAACATTTTATCGAGAAGATGAACCTGCGCTACGGCAAGAAAATCGTGCGTCTTTCTACGACTGCGATTAACCTGCTGATGAGCTACCACTGGCCGGGCAACGTGCGCGAACTCGAAAACTGCATGGAACGTGCTGTACTTACTGCGACGGACGATTGCGTGCACAGTTACAACTTGCCGCCTTCGCTCCAGACGAGCCTGAGTACGGGCAACGTGGCGCGCTTTGGCGAAAAGAACGCGACGCTCGAGGTTCTCATGGAAAACTACGAGCGCGAAATAATTACCGAGGCAATAAAAAGCAACGACGGAAATATTTCCGCCGCTGGCCGTGATCTCGGGGTTTCCCCGCGTATGATGAACTACCGCATGAATAAGCTCGGAATCAAGTCCGGCCGCTAG
- the dapF gene encoding diaminopimelate epimerase produces MEFSKWTGLGNDFVLLEPGQKVEFGPAFESEVVRLCDRRFGIGADGVVIVTPMDAEGCLVLGDAGVGANVGPASGSVPNGVDFEMRIFNADGSEAAMCGNATRCVAKFIVSRGLAKPGQKVFNLHTRSGLVKPALLDDGRVCVDMGNPRDFLGSIKLTADCYDFTAETVSMGNPHAVIFVDDIEKIQLEDWGRVLECDRQFPDRCNIEFAQVLPAVQGAPTQIRMRVWERGCGVTMACGTGSCATLVAAQRTGRVGVEADVILDGGTLHIKHENDGPVLMTGPAAEVFKGTI; encoded by the coding sequence ATGGAATTTTCAAAGTGGACCGGGCTGGGCAACGATTTCGTGCTGCTGGAGCCGGGTCAGAAGGTAGAGTTCGGGCCCGCATTTGAGAGTGAGGTCGTTCGCCTCTGTGACCGCCGTTTTGGCATAGGTGCCGATGGTGTGGTTATCGTGACGCCGATGGATGCCGAGGGTTGCCTGGTGCTTGGCGATGCGGGTGTCGGCGCAAACGTGGGGCCGGCATCCGGTTCCGTTCCGAACGGCGTGGATTTCGAGATGCGCATATTCAATGCCGACGGTTCGGAGGCGGCGATGTGCGGTAACGCTACCCGCTGTGTCGCGAAGTTCATCGTGAGCCGCGGGCTTGCAAAGCCGGGTCAGAAAGTTTTCAACCTGCACACCAGGAGCGGGCTCGTGAAGCCTGCGCTCCTGGACGATGGCCGCGTGTGCGTCGACATGGGAAACCCGAGGGATTTTCTCGGGAGTATCAAGCTTACGGCGGACTGCTATGACTTTACCGCGGAGACGGTTTCGATGGGGAACCCGCACGCGGTTATTTTCGTGGATGACATCGAGAAGATTCAGCTGGAAGACTGGGGGCGCGTGCTCGAATGCGACAGGCAGTTCCCGGACCGCTGCAACATTGAATTCGCGCAGGTTTTGCCAGCAGTTCAGGGGGCGCCCACCCAAATCCGCATGCGGGTTTGGGAACGGGGTTGCGGCGTCACCATGGCCTGTGGAACCGGGAGCTGCGCAACTCTCGTTGCGGCCCAGCGCACGGGCCGCGTGGGCGTAGAAGCCGACGTGATTCTCGATGGCGGAACGCTACACATCAAGCACGAAAACGATGGCCCGGTTCTCATGACCGGCCCCGCCGCAGAGGTTTTCAAGGGAACAATTTGA
- a CDS encoding LysR family transcriptional regulator, whose product MELRVLRYFLEAARLGNVSRAADNLCVTQPTVSRQLKELEEELGEKLFERTNYAIRLTPAGELLRERAEDILSMADRTVQDFKSLKEDEVVGEIAIACAESRNVSFLSKCIGILRDDYPKIKYNLYSGDSERALEKLDKGIFDFAVVVDNVDLEKYNCLAVRSVDRWGVVMRRDDPLARRDFIEPKDLLDKPLLASRQAMVADLPKWFGDDISKLNVIVGLDLSYNGSVLAKEGTGYLLTFDGLVDTSRSSRLCFRPLMPELTTNMYIIWRRGQQFTRAGELFLDTLRHVLGE is encoded by the coding sequence ATGGAACTTCGAGTTTTACGGTATTTTCTGGAGGCGGCGCGGTTGGGGAATGTCTCGCGCGCGGCGGATAATCTTTGCGTGACGCAGCCGACGGTGAGTCGCCAGCTCAAGGAGTTGGAGGAGGAACTGGGCGAGAAGCTTTTCGAGCGCACGAATTACGCGATTCGGCTCACGCCTGCGGGGGAACTCTTGCGGGAGCGTGCGGAGGATATCCTTTCGATGGCGGACAGGACGGTGCAGGATTTCAAGTCGCTGAAGGAAGACGAGGTGGTGGGTGAAATCGCCATTGCCTGCGCGGAATCGCGGAACGTGAGCTTTCTTTCGAAGTGCATCGGGATTCTCCGGGACGACTATCCGAAGATTAAGTACAACTTATATTCGGGCGACAGCGAGCGCGCCCTGGAAAAGCTGGACAAGGGCATTTTCGATTTCGCGGTGGTTGTAGACAACGTTGATTTGGAGAAGTACAACTGCCTTGCGGTGCGTTCGGTGGACCGCTGGGGCGTGGTGATGCGTCGTGACGACCCTTTGGCCAGGCGGGATTTTATTGAGCCGAAGGACTTGCTCGACAAGCCGCTGTTGGCGTCGCGCCAGGCGATGGTGGCGGATTTGCCGAAGTGGTTCGGCGACGATATTTCGAAGCTGAACGTGATTGTGGGGCTGGATCTTTCGTACAACGGTTCGGTGCTTGCCAAAGAGGGCACGGGCTACCTGCTCACTTTCGACGGCCTGGTGGATACGAGCCGCAGTTCGCGCCTGTGCTTCAGGCCGCTCATGCCCGAGCTCACCACCAACATGTACATCATTTGGCGGCGGGGCCAGCAGTTCACGCGGGCGGGCGAACTTTTCCTCGATACGCTCCGGCACGTGCTGGGGGAATAG